From Brachionichthys hirsutus isolate HB-005 chromosome 16, CSIRO-AGI_Bhir_v1, whole genome shotgun sequence, a single genomic window includes:
- the fam20ca gene encoding extracellular serine/threonine protein kinase FAM20C: MILFRKFRVLILMVFLVACTMHIMIDLLPKLEKRGADGADAACQCARHAAGETQGWGQQQRAGAAAGAGWPDKHTLRLLQDFSNEPSSNLTSHSLEKIGAAAGRAESSRRAGLSAGTVEDHKPLIGDASGGRSVPARDTSRLSALFAHPLYVVDLPPLTDDDTLFNVNSDIRFYPRAAGNQGWHNEEGNEEDELPPTGEVTGESYPNWLRFHIGINRYELYSRHSPALDALLKDLVTQTVTSVAMKSGGTQLKLIMTFQNYGQALFKPMKQTREQETPPDFFYFSDFERHNAEIAAFHLDRILDFRRVPPVAGRLVNMTREIRDVTRDKKLWKTFFISPANNVCFYGECSYYCSTEHALCGKPDRIEGSLAAFLPDLNLAKRKTWRNPWRRSYHKRKKAEWEVDPDYCDEVKQTPPYDRGTRLLDIMDMTIFDFLMGNMDRHHYETFEKFGNDTFIIHLDNGRGFGKHSHDELSILVPLSQCCRVRKSTHLRLQLLAKEEYQLSALMEASLLHDRLSPVLIQPHLRALDRRLRLVLQVLSGCIAKEGYASVVDEDLVGDTATQRIQGHR, from the exons ATGATCTTGTTTCGTAAATTCAGAGTGCTGATCCTCATGGTGTTTCTGGTGGCGTGCACCATGCACATCATGATAGACTTGCTACCGAAGCTGGAGAAGCGCGGGGCGGACGGCGCGGACGCGGCGTGCCAGTGCGCGCGCCACGCGGCCGGTGAGACGCAGGGCTGGGGCCAGCAGCAGCGCGCCGGGGCGGCGGCCGGAGCCGGCTGGCCTGACAAGCACACGCTGAGACTCCTGCAGGATTTCAGCAACGAGCCGAGCTCCAATCTCACGTCGCACTCCCTGGAGAAGATCGGCGCGGCGGCGGGCAGAGCAGAGTCCTCCAGGCGGGCGGGGCTGTCGGCGGGGACGGTGGAGGACCACAAGCCGCTCATCGGGGACGCGAGCGGCGGTCGCAGCGTCCCTGCCCGCGACACGTCCCGGTTGTCTGCCCTGTTTGCGCATCCTTTATACGTGGTTGACCTTCCTCCTCTCACGGACGATGACACTTTGTTTAACGTCAACAGTGACATCAGATTTTATCCCAGAGCTGCAGGAAACCAAGGATG GCACAATGAAGAGGGGAATGAAGAGGATGAATTACCTCCAACTGGAGAGGTGACAGGGGAGTCTTATCCCAACTGGCTGCGTTTCCACATCGGCATAAACCGCTACGAACTGTATTCCAGACACAGTCCTGCCCTGGATGCCCTGCTGAAGGACCTGGTCACACAGACGGTCACCAGCGTGG CCATGAAATCAGGAGGCACCCAACTGAAGCTGATCATGACTTTCCAGAACTACGGGCAGGCGCTGTTCAAGCCCATGAA GCAGACGCGGGAGCAGGAGACCCCTCCAGATTTCTTCTACTTCTCTGACTTCGAGAGGCACAACGCTGAGATCGCCGCGTTTCACTTGGACAG gaTCCTCGACTTCCGGAGAGTGCCTCCAGTGGCGGGACGGCTCGTCAACATGACGAGAGAAATTAGAGACGTGACTCGTGATAAGAAGCTGTGGAAGACCTTCTTCATCTCACCAG CCAACAACGTTTGCTTCTACGGCGAATGCTCGTACTACTGCTCCACTGAGCATGCGCTGTGCGGTAAACCGGACCGGATCGAGGGCTCACTGGCAGCGTTCCTGCCAGACCTGAACCTGGCCAAACGCAAGACCTGGAGAAACCCCTGGAGACGGTCGTACCACAAACGCAAGAAGGCCGA GTGGGAGGTGGACCCAGATTACTGTGACGAGGTTAAGCAGACTCCTCCGTATGATCGAGGCACTCGACTGCTGGACATCATGGACATGACCATCTTTGATTTCTTAATGG GAAACATGGACCGGCATCATTATGAAACCTTTGAGAAGTTTGGAAATGACACCTTCATCATTCACCTCGACAATGGAAGAGG GTTTGGAAAACACTCGCACGATGAGCTGTCCATCCTGGTGCCGCTCAGCCAGTGCTGCAG AGTGAGAAAATCCACCCACCTCCGACTCCAGCTGCTGGCTAAAGAGGAGTACCAGCTGAGTGCCCTGATGGAGGCGTCCCTGCTCCACGACCGACTGTCTCCTGTCCTCATCCAGCCTCACCTCCGGGCCTTGGACCGCAGGCTCCGGCTGGTGCTGCAGGTCTTGTCGGGCTGCATAGCGAAAGAAGGCTATGCGAGCGTTGTGGATGAAGATCTAGTCGGGGACACGGCCACCCAAAGAATCCAAGGTCACAGGTAG